AATTTGACCGTCCCAAGCTCCAAATTTCACattggaacatgaaatttggccaaaatagaagttgtagagaacgataagatctacaactttgtttttGGGCACAAGTTGATTCGAAGCTCGGATCACggagaaaaacgagatcgaacactgcTAAACAATATTTAACGCGCGGACCCGGTTAACGCTAATAACGGTGATTAGCCTTAACTAGCGATCAAGCACAATGTTAGTgtcaaaattaacaccggggtgttacagaggCCTTCATATTCATGAAGACAACTACTCTAAGTTTTGTGGAGTATTGTGTTTGAATTGGGAGCGACCCCACAACTTGAAACTGAAATATCTAGAGTGGAACAGTCTTATATTAGTTAGGAAAGGGTTGTATCTTACCAATACAacaatgagtttgctaaccttaATGCATGATTCATGGTGGAAAAAGGTAAAATCACagtaagaaaaagatgatctaaCTTATGCGCATTAAGGTATCATTTCAAAATTCGaactcaaaattaaattaagaATATTATCTCTAATCGATACTCATCTGGATCGTCTTTTAATGGTTTAAGGAATTTATCACATAACAAAGACTCTCAAACAAAAATTTACATAACCAGCTAATAATTAAAAATTATACTCATGTTAAGAAATTTTAAAGTGTGTATtgagttaaaaaaaatatttctacaTAAACTGTTCCCTTTTTCTTCTGACCCATATTACCAAAAGAATAAGGCACAAAATATGATGGTGAAAAAAACATAGGTGATATCTTCGATTTAGATCATTAGGACTTCCATAACAGAATTAAATGAAACTATACACCCATTTCTTCAAGTAATAAAACTTAAATATCAACATAAAAAAATGCTAGCTACCCCGCGCAAGTTAGTCTATAGATTCAAACAGCTCATCTTGGACTAATTCTTAGCCTACCAATTCAACACTAAAAGTTAGCATTCAAAATTAGCTCTAGACTAATGTTGCAAACATGATCCAAATCTTGTACCTTGCGGATAGTACacgagtttctttttttttggaaatgaaCCGGGTAGGCGAGgtgacgttcccgtcgacagcgagacGTCTGTGGtaacttcgtcaatctcgagaatttgcCGGTTCAGTCTTCGAATATATGTatgttcataggggtgtgagtgtACGTGCATTGTAAatgtctgagttgtactatTAATCTTTAAAAAACCAAATCCTAATCAAGTCGTCATCATCACTGAACAACCCCCCGCACACTTTTCAACGCATACAGTTGGGGGCAGCTAGTTTGCGGTCGCCCGTAAATATCAAAAGTAGCGGTCAATTTCCGACCGAAGCTATCCTTTCGTTTTGTTACGGAGCACGACTGCCTTCCTTTCTGATAAGAACTGATCCCCACGCCTATCTCAACACATGCGCCTAGAAATCGATAAATTTATTATACAAACAAAATAAACAAATGTAAAACGtaatttcaaacaaaaaaatctAAGAAAAAAGTTGGGAAAAAATGGGAGGCAAAATTAGGAAACAAAATTCAAAGAAAAAATAAGAACAATTGGAAGGAAAAAATTTGAAACAGAATTTCAGGagcaaaatttgaagaaaaaataaCACACAAGATTAGAAAATTTGAAAGGATGGAATTTTGGAAATGTTAAAAATTAGATAgataaatttttcaaaaaaatatgtaacATTAATTTGAATAATATTTAATAACAAAAATTaagcaaaaaaattgaaaataagTTAAAAGTTATATAGAAATAATtggaaaaggagaaaaatgaaaaaaaaatttggaagaacaaaattatggaaaacaagaaaagtgggggaaaattttgaaaaggaaAAATTAGAGAACAAAAGTTAGAGAAAAATATCAAATAAggtaaacaaataaaaattcgCCGCTCCGATTAGGTGGCGCCCCGCGCGGACCTGGTTGCTCTGATCCGCTCGCGCTGCCAGCCATGTGCTCCTGTGCAGGAAGCTTGGCAGCCACACCGCCGCTCGTCGCGCCccgcgagctccgcggcggggagCTCGCTCGCCGTGTGCTGCGATGCAGGAAGCTCACAGGTCTTGCGGTCGCTCGAAGCTCGCTCTGGCTCCCGCTTGGCGCCGCATGCCTCTctcaccgccgctcgccgtgcgcGCTGACCTTGTGGCACGTGACGCCCAGGAGGAGCGAAGGGCCGGAAAGAGAGATTGGGAGGAACGGAAAGAAGTGAGCACGATACATTTGGAGTGGGCCCCACAGCCGAGAGGGTTCcgtgaaaagaaaaaggaaatgggaGTGGGTGCTGCTCATCGACCTTAAGAGCAAGTATTGTGGCGGGCGCGGAGCGGGCGAAGAGCTTAcgtgaagaaaaagagaatcGTACTGCCGTCTCGCTATGCGCCGACTGCGGCCGACGTCGAGAGCCTGACTCTGCTCCTATTGGCTGAAATGCTGGGGCCCACCACCATCACGAGTTTCTCCCAGCCGGTAGCGGGCGGGCAGCGGGCGTTGCCATAAAACTTGCTCTAAGCTCGTAAACGAGCGGGCGATTGTAGAATTAGGATTTCGGTCAGGGGCCTTGCTTGCTTTTGGGGGCAGCAAACTGGCATATATCCTctcccactctctctcttttctagaATGCGCACGCAgtgtatcattgtattaagatGAAGAGAAAATTGATACATTGTTCGATTACAACCCAAATGGAACGGACTCCACATGAACACAAACCGGCGAGCCAGCTAATCACAACCCGAAAGAGAAATTCCAATATGAACTACTCAGGTCCCGCACAAACTCTCTCTCGCGCGCGCTGGTCTCTCTGAAGAAAGAAATCTTCAGGGAGGAGGTCCCGTCACCTCGGTCTATCCTAGCGTATGAAGGAAAAGTCTTCTGTATGGGGTTGGAAGGATCACGTCACCATGACGCGGCATTGCAGAATCCTTATCAAACTCTTTCCAGTCTCATGTACGGCATCGCACGACATTCTTCTCATTTCTGTTGTGCTCGTGCTGCTTATTACCCCATAAACAAGTTTTAAATTGGCAGCCAGAATCAGTCAAGACTGTAAATGTACGAGTATATCACGACCATGTGTATGACTGTTGGTATTGGGAGGAGGGCCGGGCTTCTAACTTGTTCTGAACCCTGAAATTGCCATGGACTGCTACAGCCTATACAGGGTGATGGCCAGCGTGTGTTCCAGGAGACAAACCTCGCTGTCGCCTCAAAGCGCAGCCTCAACTTGCACAAATCAACAGGTTATGCATTGCTGTTCAGTAGAAATCAGGAACCTGCTGAGCATTACACAACCTCTTGCACGTAATGTACAGTCAAGTTGCTCATTGGATGTATCGCATGTTCAGACAATGAGACTCTGTAGTCTGTACTCCTACAACTTCTCATACTGAAGAAACATTTGGGTTCTACCAACACAAAACCCTTAATTTTAAGGGCAAGGTATCACTATTCTATGGCCTAAATACGCCTCAAGCCCGTATGTTTTCAGTCTTATTCATGTATGTATTGATTGTCGATACTAGGAACACCGCAGCGCACACACACCTGACGCCTGTCTTCTATGATCTTCAGAAGTTTGATCCATCTAAGCTGGGAAGTGTTGAATTGTCGATCAAGTTCAAGCTGCACATGCCAAAATATTGGTAGTCAAGCAACCAATCTGTTGCTCCGtcccatggcaagggctcctcCACGATGCCAAGCGCATCATGGTTGGTGCTCATAAAATTCAGCCACGGCTCATCCATGGGCAGATCTGTCTCTGGCAGCCAATTCACCAGCTGCTCCTGGTCCTGACCACTGCCATCGTTTCCTGACTCCACCCAGCTGGACTGCTCCGACGAGTCAGTGGGCAGTGCCATGTCCCTACGGCTACCTTCCTTCACACCCTGCTCGTCTCTGGTGTCACTGGATTTTGTCGATTCAGCTGTATCAGTGGATTGTGAAGTAGACGCCTTGGAGTTGGCCAGAGGCTGGTGCGTGGCTGGGTCGATGCCCATCTTGATGAGCTTCTTCTTGATGTGTGTGTTCCAGTGGTTCTTGATCTCGTTGTCTGTTCTCCCAGGTAACTTGGCAGCAATCTTGGACCATCTGCACAGATTTAAGCCAATTAG
The Panicum virgatum strain AP13 chromosome 6N, P.virgatum_v5, whole genome shotgun sequence genome window above contains:
- the LOC120678761 gene encoding MYB-like transcription factor ODO1; translated protein: MGRQPCCDKQGVKRGPWTAEEDKKLISFILTHGRCCWRAVPKLAGLLRCGKSCRLRWTNYLRPDLKRGLLSTAEEQLVIDLHAKLGNRWSKIAAKLPGRTDNEIKNHWNTHIKKKLIKMGIDPATHQPLANSKASTSQSTDTAESTKSSDTRDEQGVKEGSRRDMALPTDSSEQSSWVESGNDGSGQDQEQLVNWLPETDLPMDEPWLNFMSTNHDALGIVEEPLPWDGATDWLLDYQYFGMCSLNLIDNSTLPSLDGSNF